The sequence CCCAACGGACAACCCGTCGGTTTTTACTTCTGCACGCCCTACTGCGCGGTCTACGAGGCCCGGCGCCCCCTGGTGATCGGGGATACGCCCGTCCCCAGGGGCAAACGCTTCACGCTGGAGTGCGCCGCCGAGGGCGTGCGGATCGGCTACTCCTTCAAGCGCGAGGTTGTCCTGGGCACCTTTCACGCGGCGGCCATCGACTACTGCGACCCCGACCAGCCGCCACCCCATGACGACTGAGACCGACTGGCTCTGATTCCAGAACATCCGGCGCTTTCCCGGATGTTCTCCTGTGGCCCCAGGCTCGGGGGCGGCCCCTCGCCTTTCTTGCAGAGCACGACGTAGGCTCACTCGCTCATCGTCCATCGCCGCCAGCCGATCTTCTTTGCTGCTCGCTCCGCTCGGGTTCGTCTGCGACTCCCCGCAATTTGGTATGAGCGGGCGCTCTACCATGACCGCGTGAATCCCAGGCCCATCCGCCCCCTGCCCACGCGGCCCGCCGGGTACGTGGAACTCGCGCGCTACAGCAGCCTGGGGCGCTTCTGGGCCTACCTGGGAAGCGCCGAGCGTGCCGGGCGGGAGGTCCGCCCCGTGCGTGGGGACGCCCCCGAACTCTGCCGCCGCCGCGTCACCGGCTACACCATCCCCGGCGCCGCCCTCCTGCTCGACACGGGCCGCGTTTCCCAGTCCCTCGACGACGGCTTCGAGACCCACCCGGCCCTCCTCGCCCTGCTCGCGGGCGACCCCGAGCCCCTGCGCGCCGAACTCAACGCCCACTTCGAGCTGAAGGTCGACTTCGTCCTCGCCTTCACCGCTGCCCGCGACCTCGTCGTCAAGCCGGAGTTCAAGTACGCGCCGCTGGTGCGCGGCCTGAGCGACCTGCCCCTCAGCCTGCCCCTCCAGACCCGCCGCCTGGCGAGGGACGAGGTGCATCTGCTCGTGCAGCGGGCGTGTGGGTTGGCCTGACGGCCGTGAGTGGGCAGTGGTCAGTGGGAAGTGGGTCGAGGCCAATCCTTTTCCACTCCCTCCTCCCCACTGACCACTTCCTACCAGATGGGCCGCAGTGCTCCAGCATGCAGGCATGGGGGTGTAGCGGTCCCCACCGGTCAGGGCGGCCAAGCTGAAGCGTTCTGGTGTGCTGTGCTATTTCGAATGAGCAATGGCCCAGCGGTGCTGCAAACACCCTGAGCCGTGGCGAACACCCGGAAGGGGGTGACGCAGGTAGAAAGTACCACGCGCAAGGCGTTCAAGTACCGCCTGTACCCCACCAAAGCGCAGGGGAGGGCGTTGGACACCACGCTGCTGCTTTGCCAGCGGTTATACAACGGCTGTCTCGAAGAACGGCGGGGCGCCTACAAGAAGGCGGGCAAGTCGGTGTCGGTGTACGACCAGATGAAAGCCCTGCCGGAAGTGAAGGACGGCGTGCCGGAGTACAAGGGCGTGAACGCGCAGGTGCTTCAGAACGTTGTGCGCCGGGTAGACCGGGCCTTTCAGGGCTTCTTCAGTCGGGTGAAGGCGGGCAAGACCCCCGGCTATCCCCGCTTCAAACCCAGGGACAGATACGACAGCTTCACGTACCCCCAGCCGAGCCAGAACAGCGTTTCGGGGGACGGGAAGCACGTCTATCTGCCGAAAATCGGCAACGTCCGTATCAAGCTGCACCGTCCCTTTGCGGGCAAGCTCAAGACGCTGGCCGTGAAGCGGGAGGGCCGGGAGTGGTACGTCGTCCTGAGCTGCGAGGTGCCGAGGGCCGAACCGCTGCCCGAAACAAGTTCAGGGGTCGGGATCGACGTGGGAACCACCTGGTTCTATGTCACGTCGGACGGCGAGTTCTGCAAGAACCACAGGTTCTTTCAAGCCAGCAGCAAGAAGCTCCGGGTCGCGCAGCGTGCCCTTTCCCGCAAGCCGAAGGGGCGCAGCAACCGTCGCAGGAAGGCCAAGGAGCGGGTCGCCAAGCTGTACCGCAAGACAGCGCGGCAACGGCTCCAGTTGCACCACGAAGAGGCGAAGAAACTCGTCTCGCAGCACGGCCTCATCTGCCACGAAGACCTGAACGTGAAGGGGATGGCTCAGGGGAAGCTGGGCAAGCAGATTCACGATGTGGGGTGGGGGCAGTTCTTTCAAATCCTCTCCAGCAAAGCGGAGGAAGCTGGCCGGAGAGTGCTCGCCGTAGACCCCCGATTCACCTCTCAGCGGTGCCGCGTGTGCGGTCATACCGAGAAGGGGAACCGGGCGTCACAGGCGAACTTCAGATGTCTGAGTTGTGGACACAGCGAGAATGCGGACGTGAACGCAGCGAAGAACATCTTGGCGCAGGGACTGCGCTTCGTGGCTCAACGTACTTCACTGGAAGATGCGTGCCACGAGAAGCCCCGCCCTTTAGGGCTGGGGTAGTTCACCCGTCGCTCTCCGTCCGCTTCTTGGGCTTGCTCGCGGCGAATTTCGCCAGCCGGGCGGTCATGGCGGGCGGCGTGTTCGTCAGGATGTGGCGGGAGGCGGGGTTACGCTCGGCGAAGGTGGCAACCCGGCCCAACAGTTCGCCGAACAGGTCCTCGGGGATATCGAGGGCGGGGGTCAGGCGCACCGTGCGCTTGGAACTCAGGCTGAGGTTGGCGAGGACCCGGGCCTCGTGCAGCTCGCGCAGGGCGAGGATCGCGGTCGCCTCGAACACGAGTTCCTTGAGGACCCCGGGCAGCGGGATGCCGACCATCGGCTTGAACTGCATGGCGAGGAGCATTCCCTGGCCGCGCACGTCCTCGAACAGGCGGGGGTACTGCTGCCCGAGGGCTCGCAGCCGCTCCAGCCCGACGGCACCTAGCCGCGCGCTGCGGGCGGGGAGGTCCTGCTCGATCAGGTATTCGAGCGACTTCAGGCCCACCGCCATCGCCAGCGCGTTCCCCCCGAAGGTATTCGAGTGCCGCTTGGAACTCAGCCCCCCCAGCATCTTCTTGTAGATCGTGTGCCGCACGATGGTCGCGCCCACCGCCGTCATTCCACCGCCCAGCGGCTTGGCGAGCGTCACGATGTCGGGGTCCAGGCCCTGCGCCGCCGACTCGAACCAGTGTCCGGTGCGGCCCAGCCCGGTCTGAATCTCGTCGGCGATGCAGACGATGCCGTGGCGGCGGCAGAGTTCACCCACGCCGCGCAGGAAGCCGGGCGGGGGGATATTCACCCCTCCCTCTCCCTGGATGGGCTCGACAACCACCGCGACCACGTTGTCCGGTCCCAGCCGCCGGATCAGCCGGGTCAGGGCGTCCAGGTCGCCGTAAGGACTGGTCAGCGCGCCGGGAATCAGTGGGCGGAACACGTCCTGGTACTCGGGATTGGGGGTCAGGCTCAGGCTGCCCAGCGTCTTGCCGTGGTAGCCGCTGGAAAAGGAGATGTAGAACTTGCCCCGGGGCCGCCACGCCTTGGCGAACTTCAGCGCGCCCTCGATGGCCTCCGTGCCGCTGGAGCAGAAGAAGACCTGCGAGTCGTCGTGGGAGGGGAGTTCGCGCGCCAGCAGCCGCACGAGGTTCGTCTGGAGGGCCGCCCGCCACGGGCTGCTCGCCTGCTGGGGCAGCGTCTGTGCCCGGTTCTTCTCCGTGAACTCGCGGATAAAGGCCGTCAGTACGGGCGGCATGTCCCCGAACGGCACCGCCGCGTACCCCGAGGCGTTGATGCGCCGCACGCCCGCCTCGTCCTCCAGCTCCCAGGGGGTGACCCGGTAAAAAGGCCCCGCGAGGCCCAGGAGGTTCAGGCCGAACAGCAATTCCTCGTTGCCGTAGCGGGTGTCGAGGGTGCGGGCCTGCTCCGGGCTGAACCGCTCGTCGAGCACGTCCTGGGCGCGAATGAAACCTGGGGGCAAGCTGCCTGTCGCTGGGCCGGTGGTCACCGCGGCAGTCTAGCCCCCTGGGGTGAGGGACGTTATGCCCGGGCCTCAGTCCACGTCCACGCCCAACTCAGGGTGCCGGGCCAGTTCCACCATCCGCGTGACCTGCCCCGGGAGGTTGCGGCCCAGGCTGAGGGGCGGCAGGGCGTCCGGGGAGAACCAGCCGCTGTCCAGCGTCTCGGTGTTCTGGGGATGCAGGCCCGGGTCACTCAACAGCTCGCAGGCCACGAACACCTTGTACACGGCCCACAGGTCGGGTGGGTGGCCGTGCTTGCCCTTGTCGAGGAGGGCCAGCAGCCGGGTCGCCCGCACCGCTCGCCCCGTCTCCTCCCGCACCTCGCGCACGGCGACCTCGCGGGGGCTGTCGCCGGGGTCCGCCCAGCCGCCGGGCAGGCTCCAGAGGCCGTCCACCCGCTCCCGGGTGAGCAGCACCTCGCCCCGGTCATTCAGCACGACCGCCCGCACGTCCACCTTGGGCGTCAGGTAGCCCTGCTCGGCGCGCAGCACCTCGTGAACCTCGCCCGCCTCCTGCCCGGTCCCCTCCGCCAGCAGCTCCGCCGTCAGGGCCAGCAGCCGCTCGTACCGCTCGCGGTCGTAGGGGTCGCGGGTGTAGGTGAGGCCCGCCTGGGCGAGCGACTGGAGTTCGCGGAGCTGGGCGAGGGTCGGCATGGGTCAGGCTATATCCTCCCCCCATGCGTCTGGTTCGGATCGAGCATGGGGGCGCCCCGCAGTGGGGCCAGGTCGAGGGGGACACGGTTCACCTCACGCGCGGCATGGGCGGCGAGCGGAAGGGGGAGACGGCGCCGCTGGCTGGAGTCCGCCTCCTCGCCCCCGCCGAACCCACCAAGATCGTCTGTGTGGGCCGCAACTACCTCGACCATATCCGCGAGCTGGGCAACGACCAGGGCGACCTGCCGAGCGAGCCGGGCCTCTTCCTCAAGGGGCCGAACGCCCTGGCCGAGCCGGGCGGCACGGTCGATTACCCCGCCTGGACGCACAACTTCCACTACGAGGGCGAACTGGCGCTCGTGATGGGGCGGCGGGCGCGCGACTTGAAGCCGGACAACGCGCTGGACGCCGTTCTGGGCTACACCTGCGGCCTGGACCTCACCGCCCGCGACCTTCAGAAGACCGACCTGCAATGGTTCCGCGCCAAGGCCGCCGACCGCTTCTGCCCGCTCGGCCCCTGGCTGGAGACGGACCTGGAGCCGGGCGACCTGCGCGTCCAGACCCGCGTGAACGGCGAGACGCGGCAGGACGGGCGAACCAGCCACATGATCTTCGACGTGGTGCAGATCCTGACCTACATCACCCGCTTCGTGACGCTGGAACCGGGCGACGTGGTGCTGACCGGCACGCCGGAGGGCGTCGGGCCGCTGCAAAAGGGCGACACGGTCGAGGTGGAGGTCGCGGGGGTCGGGGTCCTCACAACTCACATCAGATAGCGCCACTGACACGATTTTTTGACGGCCCCTCACGCTAACTTGAGGTGTGCCCACCCGCCACCGCGCCCGCCTGCTGGCCCTCGCGCTGCTCGCCTCCCTGACAGCGGGGGCGAGCCCGGCCACGGACATCTTCGACGCCGCCACCCAGGCCGTGCAGAGCCGCTACTACGGCTGGTCCACCGCCGACCGCAAGGAACTGGGCACGAAGTACGCCGCCGTCCTCGCCCAGAAGTGCGCGCCCCAGGGCGACGCCTGCGACTACGCCACGGGACGGACGGTCCTCAGCGATATGTTCACCGAACTGGGCGACCCTCACACCAACATCCGCGACGCGGAGGGGGCCGAGCGCATCGCGGAGGTCACCTTCAACCGCGCCGTGAACCGAACGGGCGTGCGCGTCGTGCGCGTCTCGGGCGGCCTGCTCGTCGTGTCCCTGATGCCGGGAAGCCCCGCCGAGAGCGCCGGGGTGCGCCGCTTCGACCTGCTCACCACCGTGAACGGCCAGCCCGCGGGCAAGGACGCGGGGGGCAAGAACCTCGCCATTGGCCCGAACGAGTTCGTGCGGCTGGAGCGGGCGGGCATGCCCCTACGAGTCACGGTG is a genomic window of Deinococcus aerius containing:
- a CDS encoding NUDIX hydrolase — protein: MPTLAQLRELQSLAQAGLTYTRDPYDRERYERLLALTAELLAEGTGQEAGEVHEVLRAEQGYLTPKVDVRAVVLNDRGEVLLTRERVDGLWSLPGGWADPGDSPREVAVREVREETGRAVRATRLLALLDKGKHGHPPDLWAVYKVFVACELLSDPGLHPQNTETLDSGWFSPDALPPLSLGRNLPGQVTRMVELARHPELGVDVD
- a CDS encoding RNA-guided endonuclease InsQ/TnpB family protein; this translates as MANTRKGVTQVESTTRKAFKYRLYPTKAQGRALDTTLLLCQRLYNGCLEERRGAYKKAGKSVSVYDQMKALPEVKDGVPEYKGVNAQVLQNVVRRVDRAFQGFFSRVKAGKTPGYPRFKPRDRYDSFTYPQPSQNSVSGDGKHVYLPKIGNVRIKLHRPFAGKLKTLAVKREGREWYVVLSCEVPRAEPLPETSSGVGIDVGTTWFYVTSDGEFCKNHRFFQASSKKLRVAQRALSRKPKGRSNRRRKAKERVAKLYRKTARQRLQLHHEEAKKLVSQHGLICHEDLNVKGMAQGKLGKQIHDVGWGQFFQILSSKAEEAGRRVLAVDPRFTSQRCRVCGHTEKGNRASQANFRCLSCGHSENADVNAAKNILAQGLRFVAQRTSLEDACHEKPRPLGLG
- a CDS encoding fumarylacetoacetate hydrolase family protein codes for the protein MRLVRIEHGGAPQWGQVEGDTVHLTRGMGGERKGETAPLAGVRLLAPAEPTKIVCVGRNYLDHIRELGNDQGDLPSEPGLFLKGPNALAEPGGTVDYPAWTHNFHYEGELALVMGRRARDLKPDNALDAVLGYTCGLDLTARDLQKTDLQWFRAKAADRFCPLGPWLETDLEPGDLRVQTRVNGETRQDGRTSHMIFDVVQILTYITRFVTLEPGDVVLTGTPEGVGPLQKGDTVEVEVAGVGVLTTHIR
- a CDS encoding class-III pyridoxal-phosphate-dependent aminotransferase: MTTGPATGSLPPGFIRAQDVLDERFSPEQARTLDTRYGNEELLFGLNLLGLAGPFYRVTPWELEDEAGVRRINASGYAAVPFGDMPPVLTAFIREFTEKNRAQTLPQQASSPWRAALQTNLVRLLARELPSHDDSQVFFCSSGTEAIEGALKFAKAWRPRGKFYISFSSGYHGKTLGSLSLTPNPEYQDVFRPLIPGALTSPYGDLDALTRLIRRLGPDNVVAVVVEPIQGEGGVNIPPPGFLRGVGELCRRHGIVCIADEIQTGLGRTGHWFESAAQGLDPDIVTLAKPLGGGMTAVGATIVRHTIYKKMLGGLSSKRHSNTFGGNALAMAVGLKSLEYLIEQDLPARSARLGAVGLERLRALGQQYPRLFEDVRGQGMLLAMQFKPMVGIPLPGVLKELVFEATAILALRELHEARVLANLSLSSKRTVRLTPALDIPEDLFGELLGRVATFAERNPASRHILTNTPPAMTARLAKFAASKPKKRTESDG